The stretch of DNA CGGGGCCGAAGAAAACACCGTCCACGCCCGGCACTGCGGCAATCTGGTCCAGGTTTTCCATGCCGGCGCGGGTCTCGACTTGCACCAGCAGGCACATTTGCTCGTCGGCCTTGTGCACATAGTCTTTGATCTGGTTCCAGCGCGAGGAACGCGCCAGCGCGCTGCCCACACCGCGTATGCCATGAGGTGGATAGCGCGTGGCGGCAACCATTTCCCTGGCCTGTTCGGCGGTCTCGACCACGGGAATCAGCAGGGTCTGCGCCCCGACTTCCAGGATCTGCTTGATCAGGTGCGCATCGCCTATCACCGGCCGCACGATGGGATGCACCGGATAGGCCGCCAGAGCTTGCAGCTGGCGCAGGATGCTGCGCACGTCGTTGGGCGCGTGCTCGCCATCGATGAGCAGCCAATCGAAGCCCGCGCCGCCCAGCGCCTCGGCTACGTAGGAGTCGGACAGCCCGACCCACAGGCCGATCTGCGCCTGGCCCGCCTTGAGCGCGGCCTTGAAAGTATTGCGTGGCATTTCCATGATGGCGTCCTCAGATGAAACGGAATTTCAGGGTGCCGAGCGGGCCGTAGTCGGCTTCGAAACGATCGCCCGGCCGGGCGGCGACAGGACGGGTGAAAGACCCCGCAAGCACAATCTGGCCAGCCTGCAGGGATTCGCCCCAGGGCGCGAGCTTGTCGGCCAGCCAGGCAATGCCCACGGCCGGATGGCCCTGCACGCCCGCGGCCAGACCGGTTTCCTCGACCGCGCCATTTTGCCGCAGAATGGCGCCGCACCACGGCAAGTCCGCCTGCGAGGGCGCAATGCGCCGGCCGCCCACAACCACGCCCGCGTTGGCGGCGTTGTCGCTGATGGTGTCGTATACCTTGCGGGCGGCCTTGGTGTGGCGGTCGAACTGCTCGATGCGCGCGTCGATGATCTCGATGGCTGGCGTGACGTATTGCGTGGCGGCCAGCACCTGCTCGATCGTGACGCCGGGACCGTGCAGCGGGTCCTTGAGCACGAAGGCCAGCTCCACTTCGACCCGGGGTGCGATGAAACGGGCCGCCGGGATATCCAGCTCCTTGCCGGCCTCGCAGGTGAAAAGCATGCTGTCCAGCAGGGTGCCGTAGTCCGGCTCGTCGATCTGGCTGCTCAGCTGCATGGCGCGCGAGGTCAGGCCTATCTTGTGGCCGATGACGCGGCGGCCTTGGGCCCGCTGCATGGCCACCCAGGCGCGACTGATGCGATAGCCGTCCTCGATCGTCATGCCCGGGAAGCGGCGCGAGAAATGCGCGACCTGGACGCGGCTCCTTTCCGATTCGGATAGTTCTCGGGCCAGGCTCTGGATCAGTGCATCGTCGAACACTAACGGACCTCTTTCTGAAACAGATCGTGCAGATTGCCGAACTTGGCGTCGTAGACTTCGGCCCCTACGTCGACCTGAAACGTCAGCCCGACTCGCCGCGTCTGTTTCAAAGGCCCGAGCAGATCGCGGGCCGCCTCGGACACGGCCTGTCCGACGCGCCGCTGCACCGCCTCGCTGCGACCGCGGGCCATGCGCAGGTTCAGGTACATGAACCCGTAGTCGCCGGATTCGCCGGCAGCGCAGCCGGCCTGGCCGCCGTCGGACACCGCGAAGTACGGCGCGGGATAGGCCAGAACGCGCGTACCGCCGAGGGGAAACACGGATTTGCCTTCGTCGTCCCTGACCGAGAGCATGGCATCTGCCAGGCCGCGGCACACGGCCGCCATGTCCAGATCGCGATCCAGGTTGCCGGAATAGAGAATCACCAGATGCGGCATCGTTACCTCACAGACGGGATATGGCCTGGAACCCCTCGGCGCTGCTGGCCTGCGCCTTCGGGACTGCACGGCCATCCTGGGGCGTGACGGGCAGGACGGCATTGATCTGCCCGGTGGCGGACGAACCGAAGTACGGTGTCAGCACCTGGGCCTTGCCGTCGTAGGCCGACCAGCCCAACGCCCCGAGCAGCATGGCGGTGTCATGCATAAAGCCCTCACCATGTCCCTTGACCGCGTATTCGGGCAGCATGGCGCAGAAATCGGCCCATTCCCCGGCCTGCCACATGCGCACCACATCGTGGTCGAGCCGCTCCAGGAAAGGACTCCAGACCCGGTCGGCGAACTGGGGCGCAAGCCCGTTCTGCGCAAAACGGTGCGACAGCGATCCGCTCGCCAGGAAGGCCACATTGCCTTGGTAATGATCTTCCACCGCGCGCCGCATGGCCCAGCCCAGGCGGGCGCTGTCATTCAGATAGTGGCTCGTGCACAGCGCGGAAACACAGATGGCCTTGAAATGCAGGTCCTCGTTCATATAGCGCATCGGCACCAGCGTGCCGTACTCGGGGGCCAGCGTTGTGGCGTCGTGGGCCAGCGTCTCTACCCCCCAGTCGTTGCACGACTGCGCCAGCAGCCGGCCCAGCGCCGGATTGCCTGGAATCTCGTAGGGCATATTGCTGATGAAATGCGGCAGCTCGTTGCTGGTGTACACACCCTTGAAGTGCGCAGCGCAATTGATGTGATAACTGGCATTGACCAGCCAATGCGTATCGAACACCACGATGGTGTCCACCTCCAGCGCGCGGCAGCGGCGGCCGATTTCCTTGAGACCGTCGATGGCGCGCTGCCGGCTGCCTTTGCGCGGGCCGTCCAGCTCGCTCAGATACAAGGAAGGCACATGCGTGATCTTGGCGGCGAGCGCGAGCTTGCCCATGGTTCAGGCTCCCCAGTGCGGGATGTGATGGCTGCCCAGCGACACAGCCACGTTCTTGGGTTCGCAAAACACCTCGTAGCTCCAGGTGCCGCCTTCGCGCCCCGTGCCCGAAGCCTTGGTGCCACCAAAGGGCTGACGCAGGTCGCGCACGTTCTGGCTGTTGATAAAGCACATGCCCGCCTCGATGCTCGCGGCCACGCGGTGGGCGCGGCCGATGTTCTCGGTCCACACGTAGCTCGACAGGCCATACTGGATATCGTTGGCCAGCGCGACGGCATGGGCCTCGTCCTTGAAGGGAATCAGGCAGGCCACCGGACCGAATATCTCGTCCTGCGCGATCTTCATGCGGTTGTCGACGTCGGCAAAGACCGTCGGCGCCACATAGTTGCCTTTCCTGACCCGCTGCGGCAGGCCGGCGGGCGCATCCAGGCCGCCACACAGCAGGGTGGCGCCTTCCTTGGAGCCGAGCTCGATGTAATGGCGCACCTTGGCCAGGTGGGCCTGGGAGATCATCGGTCCGATGAGGGTCTTCTCGTCCAGCGGGTCGCCCACCGCGATGCGCTTGGCGCGCTCGACGAACTTTTCGACAAAGGCGGCGTAGACGCTGCGCTGCACCAGAATGCGCGAGCCCGCGGTGCAGCGCTCGCCGTTGTTGCTGAAGATCATGAATACGGCCGCATCCAGCGCGCGCGCCATATCGGCGTCCTCGAAAACGACGAAGGGGCTCTTGCCGCCCAGTTCCATGCTGAATTTCTTCAGGCCCGCCGCCTGCACGATGCGGTTGCCGGTCGCTGTCGAACCGGTGAAGGACACAGCGCGCACATCGGGGTGCGCCACCAGCGGCTCGCCGGCATCGCGCCCGTAGCCGTGGACCAGGTTGAGCACGCCCGGCGGGATGCCCGCCTCCAAGGCCAGTTCGCCCAGGCGGGCCGCCGACAGCGGCGAGAGCTCGCTCATCTTGAGCACCGCCGTGTTGCCGAAGGCCAGACAGGGCGCGACCTTCCAGGTGGCCGTCATGAAAGGCACATTCCACGGACTGATCAGGGCACAGACCCCGACCGGATGGAACAAGGTGTAGTTCAAGTGCGTAGGCGTGGGATAGGTATGGCCGTCCACGCGGGTACACATCTCGGCGAAATAATAGAAGTTGTCCGCCGCGCGCGGCACGAGCTGCTTGCCGGTCTGGGCGATGACCTGGCCGCAGTCGTCGGTTTCGGTCTGGGCGATCTCGGGCACGTGCCGGGCGATCAGATCGCCCAGCTTGCGTATGGCCTGGGCCCGTTGCGTGGCGGGCGTATCGGCCCACTTGGGAAAGGCCGCCTTGGCGGCGGCGACGGCCGCGTTGACCTCGTCCTGTCCGCCCGCCGCCACTTCGGCCAGCACTTGCTGCGTGGCCGGGTTGACGGTCTCGAAGTAACTCCTGCCCGCGACGGCCTTGCCGTCGATCAGATGTTCTATGCGCATGGATGCTTCCTGTGTCCCTGGGCGCTCGGCGCCGGTCTGCGTCAGCAGCCGAAGACGTCGTCGCCGACGATGGTGTTGTGCAGCGACCCGATGCCGTCGATTTCGCATACGACTTCGTCGCCTTCGTCGACGTTGACCACACCATCCGGCGTGCCTGTCAGGATAACGTCGCCGGGCAGCAGCGTCATGAAGCCGCTGAGATATTCGATCAAGGCCGCAATGTCGTTGACCATGTTCGCCGTCGTGCCTTGCTGGGTGATCTTGCCGTTGACCCTGGTGCGCAGGGCCAGATCGTGCGGATCGCTCACCTGCGCGGCATCGACCAGCCACGGGCCCATGCCGGTGCAGGTATCGCGGTTCTTGACCCGCAGGTTGGGCCGGTACCAGTTTTCCAGGTAGTCACGGATGGCATAGTCGTTGCAGACCGTATAACCCGCCACGTGCGCCATGGCCTGGGCAGCCTTCACGTTCCTGGCCGGCTTGCCGATCACCACACCCAGTTCGCATTCATAGTGCATGAAGGCGGCATCCCTGGGGCGGCGTGTCTGCGCTCGGTGGCCCACCACCGCGCCCGGCCCCTTGAAGAACACCAGAGGCTCATCCTTGCTGGTGACGGTCAGTTCCCTGGAAAGCTCCTTGACGTGATCGGCGTAGTTCAGGCCCAGCGCGATCAGGGTGCCGACCTCGAACGGCGGCAGCCACACCACGTCTTGCTCGCGCAGCACCCGGCCGTCGGCCAGGCGCAGGCCCCGTTCATGCGGCGTCGCGGTGTGTATCGCGCCGCCATAGGCTACGCGTGCCGTCTTCATTGCGCACCTCCGTGCAGTTCGTCCATGCCCGGCGCGCCGATGACGAATGCCTGGCCCCGGCCCAACAAGGGCATGTCGGCGCAGGTACCCAGCAGCAGCAGGTCTCCGACCGACAAGGTCATGAATTCGGTGACGTCGGCCAGCAGGCGGGCCGCGGGTCGCACCATGTCCGCCAAGCAAGCCGTGGCGTGCGTCTCGCCCACGCGCACCGACAGCGTCACCGCGTTCGGATCCCCGACTTGCGCCAGAGGGATTATGCGCGGCCCGATGAAACAGGAGGCGTCGCGCGCCACGAACGGCGCGGAAGGCCGATAGAACGTGTCGTGCGGCACCGTCAGGTCAGCCACCAGCACCAGGCCGGCCACATGATCCAGGGCTGTTGCAGCCGACACGCGGCAAGCGGTGCGCCCCACCACCAGGCCCAGCGTCGCGCCGACGCGCATGGCCTGCACGCCGTCGGGAACGGCAATACGCTGGCCGTCGCAGGCCAGCGTATTGCGCGGCTTCATATAGAGCACCGGGCCCTTGGGCGCGCCCTTGTAGGGCGGTTGGTCAACGGCATCGCCAAGGCGCTCCAGGGCGCAGCGCTGATTCAGCAAGGGCCCATACACCACGCCGCTCAGCCGGTAGGGTGGGTCGTCGTAGAACAGGGACGGGGGCGCGAATGTCATGGTCGATACCAACCGGGTGGGTAGCCTGCCCCGCCTGAAAGTCTCGGGCCAGGCCGACAATATAGATAACATGTTATCTATATTGTCGGCGCCCCCGGGCCTGCTTGTCAACGGGCGGCAACACGGCGCAAGCCGCTTTGCATGGAGCAGGAGGTCAGGCCTGCAATGCGTCCCACATTTCCTTGTCGCGTTGCGCCGTCCAGATGCGGGGATGTTTGATCCCGCTGGCTTCGTCATAGGCACGGGATACATCGAAGGGCAGGCAGTGTTCGTAGATGAAGACCTGACCGAACTTCGGGTCCATGGATTTGCGGATCAGGGCCATCGAGCCCTTCAGATCCAGCTTCTGCTTGACCGCCTCGCGGCCGCTTTGCAGCAGGGTCGTGACGAAGTCACGCGTGTAGTCCAGCCCCTTGTCGACTTCCTGCGGACTGGTCAAGGCAGGACCGCGGCCCGGAACCAGTTTCTGAGCGCCGAAAGCGCGCAGAGCTTCGAGCGTCGCAGGCCATTCCTCCAGCTGGGCGTCGCCGCAATAGCAGGCCGCGTCGTATTCGACCAGGTCGCCCGAAAACAGCACTTTTTGCGCAGGCAGCCAGACAATGGTGTCGCCCTTGGTATGGCCCGCGCCGACGTGGGCGATGCGCACTTCCAGCTTGCCCAGGAACAGCGTGATTTCCTGGTCGAAGACCAGCGTGGGCCAGGTCAGGCCGGGCACGGTCTCGACACCGGCGAACAGGCGCGGGAAGCGTTCGATTTCCGATTTCATGTCGGCTTCGCCGCGCTCGACGATCATTTCATACGTGCCGCGGCTGGCGATGACCTGCTCGGCGCCTTCCTTGAAGTAGGCCGAGGCGCCCAGCACGCGCACGGCGTGATAGTGCGACAGCACCACGTACTTGATCGGCTTGTCCGTCACCGAACGGATCTTGGCGATCAGATCCTGCGCCATGGCGGGCGTGGCCGTGGTGTCGACGATGAGGACACCATCGTCGCCGATGATCACGCCGGAGTTGGGATCGCCTTCGGCCGTATAGGCGTAGGCGTTTTCGGAAAGTTGAGTCCAGGTGATTTTCTTGGCTTCCAGGTCGGCCTGGGAAGCGAATGCCTTAGCCATGAAGATTCTCCGTCGCATTTGCGTGGTTGAGGGGCTGGGTGAAAAGGAAAAGGTCGATCAGACGACTTGCGCTCTGGCCTGGTCCAGCACGCGCACAAGCTGCGCGATGTCGCCGACGTGATTGGCCAGAAGCAGAAGAAATTTGGCGTCGTGCTCAGGGCCGTCGGCCCCGGCCTGCCCATCGGCCGCGATGCTTGCCGCCTCCTGCAGGACTTTTTTATCGCCGATCAGGTCAGAGAGCAATGCCACGGCCTTGGCATTCAAGGCCACGCTCTGCGCGTGCGCCAGGCCGGTATGGGTTTCGATCAGGCGCTCGTAGAAGGCATCCGGATCGGCGATGTTCGGTTCGATGTTCAGGGTCATGGCGGCTCCACTCATTGCTGCTGCCTGCCGATGGCGCGCCCGATGGCAGCGGCCACCGCGGCCTCGTTCCAGGCGCGCCAGCGCGCGCACAGGTGCTGGTCCGGGCGCAGCAGGTAGAAGGAGCCAGCCTTGGCGTCCAGGCGCCGGGCCAGCACGCCCTGGGCATCCTCGATCGCGGCCACGCCGCAGGGCAAGGCCGTGTCGTCCAGGATCGCCCCGGGCGCCAGAACCAGCAGCCTGTCCAGCGCGACGCCGGGATATGCGAACGCGGCCAGTTGCCCGGCAGCCGTGCGCGCATCTTCGCCCGTGCCGCAGAAATGCAAGCCCGCGAATACGTTGCCGGATATGCGGTCCAGAAACCACGCCGGACTCCCCTGCATCCTGATGGGCGCATCCGGAATGGGGGCGCCGGGCACCACGCGGGAATCGAACGCATCGTCCGCGCTGTCCGGCGTGTTCAACACCGATTCGCGCAGCACCGCGGGAACCGACAAGCGCCCGCTATTGACCAGGCGCCGCGCGAAAGGACAGGTGCGGGCCAGCTTGAGCGTAGCGTCGCGAAAGATGCGCGAGATCGGGGTCTTGGGCGTGATGAAATCGGTCGAGCGCGTGGAGTTCAGGATGTTCTCGTCCGCGGCGTATTCGCGCTCGGACGCATAGCTGTCGAGCAAGGCGTCGGGGGCGGTGCCGTCCAGCACGAGCTTGAGCTTCCAGGCCAGGTTGTCGGCATCCTGGATTCCGCTGTTCGCGCCGCGCGCGCCGAAGGGCGACACGCCATGCGCCGAATCGCCGGCGAACAGGACGCGGCCATGGCGAAAACGATCCATGCGCAGGCACGAGAAGGTGTAGACGCTGACCCATTCCAGCTCGAAATCCACGTCTTCGCCCAGCAGCGCCTTGATGCGCGGGATCACGCGCGCAGGCTCCTTTTCCGCGGCCGGATCCGCGTCCCACCCCAGCTGAAAATCGATGCGCCAGACATCGTCGGGCTGCCGGTGCAGCAGCACCGACTGGTTGGGGTGAAAAGGCGGATCGAACCAGAACCAGCGCTCGGCCGGGAATGGCGCCTTCATCTTCACGTCGGCGATCAGGAAGCGGTCCTTGAAGGTGCGGCCATGGCTTTCCTGCCCCAGGGCGCGGCGCATCGCGCTGCGCGAGCCGTCGGCGGCGACCACGTAGCGGGCATCGAGCGCATAGCGCCCTTCCGGCGTGGCGATGTCCAGCGTGACGCGGTCCGCGCGCTGCTCGATGCCCACCACTTCGTTCTTCCAGCGTATGTCGATGTTGCCGAATTCGGCGGCCCTTTCGGCCAGGTAGCCCTCGACGTAGTACTGCTGCAGATTGATGAAGGCCGGACGCCGGTGACCGGTTTCAGGCAGCAGGTCGAAGGCGTAGACCTGCTCGTCGCGCAGGAACACCTTGCCGACGTTCCAGCACACGCCCTTGTCGACCATACGCTGGCCGCAACCCAGGCGATCGAAGATTTCCAGCGTGCGCTTGGCGAAGCAGATGGCGCGCGAACCTGTGGAGAGGGTGTCGTCGTTGTCCAGCAAAACCACCGGCACGCCCTGCTGGGCCAGGTCGATGGCGGCAGCCAGCCCTATGGGGCCCGCTCCGACGACGGCTACCGGATGCACGCGCTGCGGCACCTCGCCCACGCGGCGGTAGGCGAACTGCAGTTTCTGGTAATCGACGGCCGCTTCGGATTTGCCTTGCATGTCTCGCTCCGAGCTATTTTTATATAATGTTTAATTCATTAAATAATAACGAACCACCCCGGCATTAGGCAAGACCCGTGCGCGGCGATCCCCGCCGCGGAAACGACGGGCGCGCACTGCCGCGGCGCACGGCCTCGCGTGCCGGGCAAGCTTTCGATGGGATCGGGCGCGCGCTGGGCTAGCCGGAGATATAGCCCAGGCGCGAGGACACCGTGGCGGCACATTCAACCAGCACCGTCGCCAGTTCGCCGTCGTAGGACGCCTCGACCGAGCCGCTGGGGCCGATGAGCGTGACGGCCAGCACGATGTTGCGGCTGTGGTCAAAGACCGGGGCGCTCAGGGCGCTGATGCCGGCGACGGGGTCGTCGATGCTGCGAGCCAGTCCGTGGCGCCTGACTTCGGCCAGGCGCGCCTGGACTTCCCGGCGGGTAAAGCGCCGCCGCGAAGCGCCTATCTGCAAGGCACCGGCCTCCTCCAGGGCGATCAGCGATTCGACCGCCGCGGCCGGAAGATAGGCGGCAAAGACCTGTCCCGTCGCGGTCTGCAGCAAGGACATGACCGTTCCAGTACGCATGGTCACATGAATGGCGGCAGTCGCGGGATGGATGTGCACGATGGTCGGCCCCTGGCTGCCTGCGGTCGCCAGCGCGACCGTCTGGCCAAAACGCGACAGTCTCTCGTTCACCAGGGGAATCGCCGTGCGCACCGGATCGCAACGCTGCAGGCTGATGAGTCCCATCTGCAGCGCGAACGGACCGAGCTCGTAGCGTCCCGAGGAGGCATCCTGTTGGATCAGACCCAGATTGCAGTAACTGACCAGGTAAGGATGGGCCTTGGCGGGCGCCATGCCCGCCTTGCGCGCGAGATCCCCCAGGAGCATGGGGCCGCCATGGTCGACCAAGGCGCGCAGCAGCGTGCCGCCGACCTCGATGGACTGGATACCTCTTCGTTCTGTGGCCATGGGAATCGCGATGCAATCGGAGGCGCAATGATACTGCCCTGCAGCCCTGCCCCTTGCTAACATGCGGGTATGAAAGCCCCCTTTCACCACCGCAATCTGCCGCACTTGCTGCTGCACGCGCGCGAGACGCTGATGCAGCATTTCCGCCCCGTACTGAAAGAGGCGGGGCTTACCGAGCAGCAATGGCGCGTGCTGCGCAGCTTGAGCGACACGGGCGCCATCGAGCCCAACCAGATCGCCAAGCACTGCCAGCTCCTGGGACCCAGCCTGACCCGCATCCTCGCCGGCATGGAAGAAACCGGCCTGATCGTGCGCGCGCGCTCGGACGAGGACCAGCGGCGCCAGAAAATCTCGCTCACGGCCAAGAGCCGCAAGCTCATCGAGCGCATGCGTCCCAAGATCGACCAGAAATACCGGGAACTGGAAGCAATGATAGGCAAGCAGTTGCTCGACCGCCTGTATCGCGACATCGACGAGGCGGTCACCTTGGTCAAACAGGGCAAAGGGCCTTCTATTTAGATAACATATTATCTAAATAGAAGGCATCGCCATCGCGCATGGCCGCTTCCAGAAGGCCCGTAACGGCCACCGCCAGCCCGCCGTCACTCGCTGCAGGTTGCTGCGCAGGGGAGGCGCGGCGATCCTCGCTTGGCTGGCGCCCGGCCTCACCCGCGCCGAGGTCATATACGACGCGCACATCACGGTGTCGCAAGCAGCCTTCGATAAAGGGCTTTCGGCGCAGGCCCTACAGCGTCACGGCCGTCGCCGCCAGCACAGCCGCAACCGACGCCGCGAACACCGTCGCGCCCACCAGTTTCCTGCGCTCCAGCTCGGTCCACAACAGCAGACCCGTGAGCGACAGCAAGACCAGGCTCCCCGCGATGGTGTCCGACAACAGCACCCAGGCCATGCCGACGCCGTTGGCACGGTGCAGGTTTTCGATTACGCCCAGCCAGCCCGGCATCACCTGGCGCGCCGAAACCTGGCGGGTCGCGGGCGTGTAATCGGCCTGGATCAGGTAATGCGGCGTGCGAAAGCGTATCTGCCAGTGCTCGGGCAACTGCACCGTCTGGCCGTTCCAGGAGACGGTCTGGCCGGCGCTGCGCGCGACGCGCTCCACGGGCTTGACCAGATTCCATTCGCGCTGCAGCCAGGCCGCCACGTCCGCCGGCTCCTGCGGCACTGTCTCGGGCACTTGCATGCGGATGCGGGTGACGACCGGCGCGGGCGTATCGATCTTCATGACCGCGCGGTGGTTCTGGAAAAAACCGCTGATGCCGAACATCAGGCCCATCGCCGCGCCCCACAAGCCCAGCCAGCCATGCGCCTTGCGCAGCCATTTGATGAAAGCGCCCCGGCGGTGCGCGCGCGCATGCTGCGGGGATTTCTCGGGTGCGCGAGCGACAACGGCTGCCGGGGTGGCGGAATTGATCTGAATCGTGCGTGTCATCTATGCGCCTTTACAACTCGAAGCTTGTGCGCAGCATGATCTGCCGCGAATTGCCAAGCGCGACGAAATACGGATTGACGGCGGACGTGTAGTACACACGGTTAAAGAGATTGCTCACGTTCAACTGGAAGCGCGTCTTGTGGCCGCCTATCCTCGTGTCGTAAGTGGCGAAAGCGTTGAACACGGTATAGGCGGGCAACGTGAAGTAAGGCGTGCCCAATTCGCCCGAGCGCACG from Bordetella sp. FB-8 encodes:
- the hpaI gene encoding 4-hydroxy-2-oxoheptanedioate aldolase; this encodes MEMPRNTFKAALKAGQAQIGLWVGLSDSYVAEALGGAGFDWLLIDGEHAPNDVRSILRQLQALAAYPVHPIVRPVIGDAHLIKQILEVGAQTLLIPVVETAEQAREMVAATRYPPHGIRGVGSALARSSRWNQIKDYVHKADEQMCLLVQVETRAGMENLDQIAAVPGVDGVFFGPADLSASMGYLGQTTHPQVHKAILDGIRRVRDAGKAPGILCSDEALSREYLAAGALFVAVGVDSSVLVRAATQLAQSFKGPPAGAGKTQSSSGY
- the hpaH gene encoding 2-oxo-hept-4-ene-1,7-dioate hydratase → MFDDALIQSLARELSESERSRVQVAHFSRRFPGMTIEDGYRISRAWVAMQRAQGRRVIGHKIGLTSRAMQLSSQIDEPDYGTLLDSMLFTCEAGKELDIPAARFIAPRVEVELAFVLKDPLHGPGVTIEQVLAATQYVTPAIEIIDARIEQFDRHTKAARKVYDTISDNAANAGVVVGGRRIAPSQADLPWCGAILRQNGAVEETGLAAGVQGHPAVGIAWLADKLAPWGESLQAGQIVLAGSFTRPVAARPGDRFEADYGPLGTLKFRFI
- a CDS encoding 5-carboxymethyl-2-hydroxymuconate Delta-isomerase, encoding MPHLVILYSGNLDRDLDMAAVCRGLADAMLSVRDDEGKSVFPLGGTRVLAYPAPYFAVSDGGQAGCAAGESGDYGFMYLNLRMARGRSEAVQRRVGQAVSEAARDLLGPLKQTRRVGLTFQVDVGAEVYDAKFGNLHDLFQKEVR
- the hpaD gene encoding 3,4-dihydroxyphenylacetate 2,3-dioxygenase, yielding MGKLALAAKITHVPSLYLSELDGPRKGSRQRAIDGLKEIGRRCRALEVDTIVVFDTHWLVNASYHINCAAHFKGVYTSNELPHFISNMPYEIPGNPALGRLLAQSCNDWGVETLAHDATTLAPEYGTLVPMRYMNEDLHFKAICVSALCTSHYLNDSARLGWAMRRAVEDHYQGNVAFLASGSLSHRFAQNGLAPQFADRVWSPFLERLDHDVVRMWQAGEWADFCAMLPEYAVKGHGEGFMHDTAMLLGALGWSAYDGKAQVLTPYFGSSATGQINAVLPVTPQDGRAVPKAQASSAEGFQAISRL
- the hpaE gene encoding 5-carboxymethyl-2-hydroxymuconate semialdehyde dehydrogenase; its protein translation is MRIEHLIDGKAVAGRSYFETVNPATQQVLAEVAAGGQDEVNAAVAAAKAAFPKWADTPATQRAQAIRKLGDLIARHVPEIAQTETDDCGQVIAQTGKQLVPRAADNFYYFAEMCTRVDGHTYPTPTHLNYTLFHPVGVCALISPWNVPFMTATWKVAPCLAFGNTAVLKMSELSPLSAARLGELALEAGIPPGVLNLVHGYGRDAGEPLVAHPDVRAVSFTGSTATGNRIVQAAGLKKFSMELGGKSPFVVFEDADMARALDAAVFMIFSNNGERCTAGSRILVQRSVYAAFVEKFVERAKRIAVGDPLDEKTLIGPMISQAHLAKVRHYIELGSKEGATLLCGGLDAPAGLPQRVRKGNYVAPTVFADVDNRMKIAQDEIFGPVACLIPFKDEAHAVALANDIQYGLSSYVWTENIGRAHRVAASIEAGMCFINSQNVRDLRQPFGGTKASGTGREGGTWSYEVFCEPKNVAVSLGSHHIPHWGA
- a CDS encoding fumarylacetoacetate hydrolase family protein — encoded protein: MKTARVAYGGAIHTATPHERGLRLADGRVLREQDVVWLPPFEVGTLIALGLNYADHVKELSRELTVTSKDEPLVFFKGPGAVVGHRAQTRRPRDAAFMHYECELGVVIGKPARNVKAAQAMAHVAGYTVCNDYAIRDYLENWYRPNLRVKNRDTCTGMGPWLVDAAQVSDPHDLALRTRVNGKITQQGTTANMVNDIAALIEYLSGFMTLLPGDVILTGTPDGVVNVDEGDEVVCEIDGIGSLHNTIVGDDVFGC
- a CDS encoding fumarylacetoacetate hydrolase family protein — translated: MTFAPPSLFYDDPPYRLSGVVYGPLLNQRCALERLGDAVDQPPYKGAPKGPVLYMKPRNTLACDGQRIAVPDGVQAMRVGATLGLVVGRTACRVSAATALDHVAGLVLVADLTVPHDTFYRPSAPFVARDASCFIGPRIIPLAQVGDPNAVTLSVRVGETHATACLADMVRPAARLLADVTEFMTLSVGDLLLLGTCADMPLLGRGQAFVIGAPGMDELHGGAQ
- a CDS encoding MBL fold metallo-hydrolase, encoding MAKAFASQADLEAKKITWTQLSENAYAYTAEGDPNSGVIIGDDGVLIVDTTATPAMAQDLIAKIRSVTDKPIKYVVLSHYHAVRVLGASAYFKEGAEQVIASRGTYEMIVERGEADMKSEIERFPRLFAGVETVPGLTWPTLVFDQEITLFLGKLEVRIAHVGAGHTKGDTIVWLPAQKVLFSGDLVEYDAACYCGDAQLEEWPATLEALRAFGAQKLVPGRGPALTSPQEVDKGLDYTRDFVTTLLQSGREAVKQKLDLKGSMALIRKSMDPKFGQVFIYEHCLPFDVSRAYDEASGIKHPRIWTAQRDKEMWDALQA
- a CDS encoding DUF2783 domain-containing protein codes for the protein MTLNIEPNIADPDAFYERLIETHTGLAHAQSVALNAKAVALLSDLIGDKKVLQEAASIAADGQAGADGPEHDAKFLLLLANHVGDIAQLVRVLDQARAQVV
- a CDS encoding FAD-dependent oxidoreductase, which produces MQGKSEAAVDYQKLQFAYRRVGEVPQRVHPVAVVGAGPIGLAAAIDLAQQGVPVVLLDNDDTLSTGSRAICFAKRTLEIFDRLGCGQRMVDKGVCWNVGKVFLRDEQVYAFDLLPETGHRRPAFINLQQYYVEGYLAERAAEFGNIDIRWKNEVVGIEQRADRVTLDIATPEGRYALDARYVVAADGSRSAMRRALGQESHGRTFKDRFLIADVKMKAPFPAERWFWFDPPFHPNQSVLLHRQPDDVWRIDFQLGWDADPAAEKEPARVIPRIKALLGEDVDFELEWVSVYTFSCLRMDRFRHGRVLFAGDSAHGVSPFGARGANSGIQDADNLAWKLKLVLDGTAPDALLDSYASEREYAADENILNSTRSTDFITPKTPISRIFRDATLKLARTCPFARRLVNSGRLSVPAVLRESVLNTPDSADDAFDSRVVPGAPIPDAPIRMQGSPAWFLDRISGNVFAGLHFCGTGEDARTAAGQLAAFAYPGVALDRLLVLAPGAILDDTALPCGVAAIEDAQGVLARRLDAKAGSFYLLRPDQHLCARWRAWNEAAVAAAIGRAIGRQQQ
- a CDS encoding IclR family transcriptional regulator, with translation MATERRGIQSIEVGGTLLRALVDHGGPMLLGDLARKAGMAPAKAHPYLVSYCNLGLIQQDASSGRYELGPFALQMGLISLQRCDPVRTAIPLVNERLSRFGQTVALATAGSQGPTIVHIHPATAAIHVTMRTGTVMSLLQTATGQVFAAYLPAAAVESLIALEEAGALQIGASRRRFTRREVQARLAEVRRHGLARSIDDPVAGISALSAPVFDHSRNIVLAVTLIGPSGSVEASYDGELATVLVECAATVSSRLGYISG
- the hpaR gene encoding homoprotocatechuate degradation operon regulator HpaR, with amino-acid sequence MKAPFHHRNLPHLLLHARETLMQHFRPVLKEAGLTEQQWRVLRSLSDTGAIEPNQIAKHCQLLGPSLTRILAGMEETGLIVRARSDEDQRRQKISLTAKSRKLIERMRPKIDQKYRELEAMIGKQLLDRLYRDIDEAVTLVKQGKGPSI